One Microtus pennsylvanicus isolate mMicPen1 chromosome 3, mMicPen1.hap1, whole genome shotgun sequence DNA window includes the following coding sequences:
- the Ccl21 gene encoding C-C motif chemokine 21, which yields MAQTLALSLLILVLALCVPWIQGSDGGGQDCCLKYSQRKIPFRIVRGYRKQEPSLGCALPAILFSPRKRSQPELCANPEEVWVQKLMRQLDQFSTSEKQNPGCRKNRGASKPGKKGKGSKGCKRTEPTQTRAP from the exons ATGGCTCAGACGCTGGCTCTGAGCCTCCTTATCCTGGTCCTGGCTCTCTGCGTCCCCTGGATCCAAG GCAGTGACGGCGGAGGTCAGGATTGCTGCCTCAAGTACAGCCAGAGGAAGATTCCCTTCAGGATTGTACGAGGCTACAGGAAGCAAGAACCAAGCTTAGGCTGCGCCCTCCCAGCCATCCT GTTCTCACCCCGGAAGCGCTCTCAGCCTGAGCTATGCGCCAACCCTGAAGAAGTCTGGGTGCAGAAGCTGATGAGACAGCTGGACCAGTTTTCAACCTCAGAGAAGCAAAACCCAGGCTGCAGGAAGAACAGAGGAGCCTCTAAgcctggaaagaaaggaaagggctcCAAAGGCTGCAAAAG GACTGAACC